Genomic window (Cydia amplana chromosome 11, ilCydAmpl1.1, whole genome shotgun sequence):
ctgtaaagAATAGGCCCACTTTATAAAGAGCAGGGCACTTTATAAAGGCATACTCactatattgtaaaatataaattactatgtCCCCTTCTCTACCAGTAAGGCATTACGCGCCACTCGCCAAATCGCTACGCACCCTAAGTAGCTGTCCATTTGTTGGGAactgtattgtattgtcacTAGCAAATGTAACTCTTATAGTAAACAAGAGTTGTGTAATCATTTTTGACTATATAATAGCTCTCTGATGATTGTATactatgattttaattttaatcaggCATAGTATAATGGAATAGACAGTATGAATGTTTACTGGATTTTAATGTGTATAACTTCTTCTATATCATGTTTTATTTGATATTACTTTGCAAGTGTTATGAGTATAGGTTGTTTTATTTCagcaaaataaaatgtatttcacCTCATATAAGAACAAAATGTAgaactatttacttatttgctTGTTAAGTTTGTTAAGTGATGTCTCAAGCTTGCTGTGATGTTTAAGTAAATGAATGTTTCTAGTTAAATATACAATATCACTATTACAAATACAcatgtattataaaatattgttgttGTATTTTGAAGAgcaaatataaaatgtaaaaaaaagaaattgaataaatattgttgCAATCAGTATTTGTCTAATCGTTTATTtcctagatttttttttttgtatttttaatatataaaaatttttttgactAGGAATAAGTCATTCCAAGAAGTCCGTTTTGGTGAACAATTTCCGTTATAACCTGTAGTTATTCAATTAGGTTAGGGGAACcatgaaacaaaaaaaatagtataaaaGTTTATTCCTGATTTTCTTCCTCATTCtcatcaccatcatcatcagCTTCAGGGGCTTCCCACCATGTCAGCAGGCCCAGTCCTGGTTCATTGATTCCACCTACTATTCTATAAGGAGCCACTGTTTGGACAGGGCAGTCTGAGCCTGGCGGTCCAGTTGGCAAGCTCTCTTCAAATGCTTCACTTGTTACCCTAAACCTGATGGTTTCACctgcaaataaaaatatcaatattaatcAATTTTGAGGTTGAATTGAAGTTGATTGTGAAAGAAATTTACATAACAGTATAGTTATAGAAACTTCCTTAACATTGATCACCTCCGCATATGTTTTTTTTGGTGGCTGATATGGCCTATGATAGGGCCAGTGTGCTTATAATAATACCTGCATCCATAAAAAGGTCATGTTTTTCTCCGTCTTCCTTAGGGTACTCCCACACCCAAGCTTGCTCAGTCTCATCAAATCTGGATGGGTGCTGTAGAGCATTTACAGGTATCAACACATCATCAAAAAATCCTAATGTaactgaaatataataaaaaatatatttagaatttcacaataattttcTCCTACATTTGAGGTTGAGTATTATGATATCTTactttatttctgttttttgatataaaaagtaTCTAGTATCTAAAAAGTTACCAACAAATTTCAACATATCACAGAAAGTTGTaatatatttcatgttattaTTTACCATGTACGCCTTCTCTACCACAGCTCCTAATTTTGCCTATCAGTATTTCTTCAATCATTGGCCTGAATACTATATACCTAAACTTGACTTCAGTATGTGAAGACCCATCTCCAGGAAATATGTATGAATGTCCGATATGTGTGATATCAAACAGCGCTATACATAAGCCTACATTTAAAACAACCTGAAACAATTTATaaatgtgagtatgaatgattTTAATCATATTTAACTAGTTTTGTGAAGTTACAGGGTATCATTACCTTATTTGCTAATTTCCTATTAAGTAAAGTAGTGATAGATTCTGATAAATTTTGATGAAAGTGTTCGGGCGTAACCCGTATTACATCTTTCATTTCCGCTAGCACAaacattttaattgaaatttttCATTAGAAATATCAGGCCGCcgacaataaataaattctaaCACATGCATTTGACTTTGACGTATCGTTGACACTGACAAATAGTGATGTGAATGAAACTCAGTGTAAATGTTTGACTGCTCAAGTTACGGAACCCCTTTTACTCGGTAAGTTATTTGAGTCATTTTTAAACAAGTCATTTTATTAGTAGTGTTATACCGTTTCGACAACATTTGAGTTTTAATTTTGACATAAACGAAAGAAAGGCGCCAAGACAAGTCATGTCgttgatgaattgatgattatTCTTTATTACTAAGTTCTGCAACAATTTATTGTATTCATATCAAACAAGCATAAATATGTTATTTAAAACGGAATCGGATAAATCTGCAAAGATTGAGAAGATATTTCAACCACTGGAATTAGAGAGACAGAGTGTGGAATATAAGGATTGTTCAAAACGATTTTATGACGTTTCCAGGGATTTCTCCAAACAATTTGCCCATATTTACTCTGCTAGACTTAACACATTTAGAAATATCTTGGAGCCAGTGATATATAAGAAGTGGACTAACAAGTACAAGATACTGAAACTTTGCGATTTGCGTGAAAAAAATACTACTTGTGTAATAATTGGAACACTGTTTAAACTCCAGGAATTGAAGCCCAGTATACTGAAACAACTTTCAGATCAATTGGAGATCATTCCTCAGCCACCAAGGTACCTATGAATATTGTCCTTGTAATGCCCCTGGCTGTATGATTGTAAATCATTCATAAAGTACTacatatgcacttttgcagctcgctgtacttataataaaattataaggataatttgtattatttttaatgtttattgtattTGCAGAACCCATTTTGTTCATGAAACAGATACTGTTGTACTGGAAGACGAGCTGCAAAGAATCAAATTAGTGGGAGACTGTATTGATGTGCATCAAGTAGTTACAGGGGTGGTCTGTGCAGTATTAGgcaagtatttttaatttgtggaattcaatataataaaatatttttacattctATAAAGTTAATAGATGTAATGAATCTAAGattattttcttgtattgtaatgaaAGTAGGGactgtagaaattaaaaatgtttgttatttttacattgtGTTAACAAACATTTGTTTACAAACATGATAGCAAGATTACTTTACGgcagatattttaaaatgtaatttagtaataacaataatataacACATATTTTGCAGGTGCTGAAGATGAAGACGGAATATTCACTATCAAAGATATTTGCTGGGCTGGCTGTAACATACAAAAACCCTTGCCAAAGTTAGACTCTGATAAGTATGTCAACTTTACTATAATATTTAACACTTTTGTTACCAAGACCTTGCtaggttatattattatatttttcttgacaattaatttcatatttcaatTAATCCCTCATATTTTGTTCATAAATATGAGGGATTGCTACTAATTTTTATAGGGACTCTTAGGTTTGTTGCTATCTGCATGAGTTTACTTCTAGCTATGTAGTTACTAGACATTTCAATGGTCTAATTGCTAtctgaataaatataaattactatagttccttatttaatttaattttgtaaattattgGCCTTGGTGTGATTTGCCAGACTTTATAGTTATACTCAATACAAATGGGTCACCTCTCTCATTAAATTCTCcactcatttttattattactctTAAGTGTAGTAGGGATATAAATTCAAGTTCTGGCTAGTGTTCCTTATCTCACTGTTGATTATTTCAGATACATTGTCCTGACTTCTGGTCTCAACATGGCAGGCAACTCACCGGAGCATCTGTTCTCCCTGCACTTGTTGGTGGAGTGGATATCCGGCATGTCCGGGACTGCACAGTATCAGGAGCAACTCTCCAAGATAGTACGAGTTGTTGTAGCTGGTACGTTAACATATTGATTAAGGTAAATGTGGGGAAGATTGTTTGTAAGGGAAGACTGTCTACAAACTCCTGTACAGTTACCACAtgggattgttatgccatttaggatTCTTGCTAGGAAATTCTATAatgtaagtattgaacaaccaatttagctaggaccctaaatggcgcaacaatcgcggagcgcgATGGTACATATACTCCACTTATAGAAGGTCAGTAGAGCAGAAGTGACGCTAGTCCTTTATGACTGTGACTTAGCGACTATGTATCCATCTACATCTACATTAACCTTATGGGTATGTTTGTTAACAGATTCAACAGACATTATCAAATGGATATAAATTCTAACACTACAATTTTAGAAGACTTCTAAAATCCTTCACCCTTATCATTCAGCAagtgtttttaaatatag
Coding sequences:
- the LOC134652215 gene encoding DNA-directed RNA polymerase III subunit RPC8; translation: MFVLAEMKDVIRVTPEHFHQNLSESITTLLNRKLANKVVLNVGLCIALFDITHIGHSYIFPGDGSSHTEVKFRYIVFRPMIEEILIGKIRSCGREGVHVTLGFFDDVLIPVNALQHPSRFDETEQAWVWEYPKEDGEKHDLFMDAGETIRFRVTSEAFEESLPTGPPGSDCPVQTVAPYRIVGGINEPGLGLLTWWEAPEADDDGDENEEENQE
- the LOC134652469 gene encoding DNA polymerase delta subunit 2; translation: MLFKTESDKSAKIEKIFQPLELERQSVEYKDCSKRFYDVSRDFSKQFAHIYSARLNTFRNILEPVIYKKWTNKYKILKLCDLREKNTTCVIIGTLFKLQELKPSILKQLSDQLEIIPQPPRTHFVHETDTVVLEDELQRIKLVGDCIDVHQVVTGVVCAVLGAEDEDGIFTIKDICWAGCNIQKPLPKLDSDKYIVLTSGLNMAGNSPEHLFSLHLLVEWISGMSGTAQYQEQLSKIVRVVVAGGLFVSQSSETTVTESNVISSVGSVDGFCAAVSAVAPLDLMPGCKDPAGVMLPQKPFHYCLFPKAMEYKSFNRVSNPYECDVAGFLCLGSSGEPVKDIMRYSKLDDPLEVMRKTLQWRHMAPTCPDTVPCTPCIDTDPFTIYNCPAVYFTGNCNEFATDLYEGEDGQYVRLVCIPDFSLTKTVAVVNLANLECYSMSFL